GGAAGATGTTAAGCCGGACATCAATGGTATCATGAACGGCGATTCCGAAAAGATGGACGTCGATAAGAAagtagaggaggaagaggaagaggaggaccCGTTGGACGCTTTCATGCGAGAAAATGTTCAGCAGGTCGTTGAGGTGAACACTGCGGATGCCAAGCGGCTGGGGTTGAGAACGGCAGGTGACGACAGCgatggtgaggaggaggtcaaggtTGTTGCAGAGGACAAATTggcagaagcggaagctCTCCTGCAGTGagtcatcttcatcttcattcgGGTATCTGCCGTATATGCTAATAAGATCCTCGTAGACAAGCCGCGGCTAAATCTCGAAAGAAGGACCTGCCGACACCTGATCATTCGAAAATCGATTACGAGCCGTTCCGGAAAGCGTTCTACCATCCACCACTCGAGgtcgtcgagatggacgaagaggaagcggagCTCATGCGACTAGAGATGGACGGTATCAAGATTCGTGGACAGGATGCTCCTCGGCCTGTCAAGAATTGGGGTGCTTTTGGTTTGCCCACTGGATGGTGAGTATTGCCAACGATTGTAATTTAGATGGCTTGCTGACGCGCCTTGATAGTCTCGATGTGATCCGGCATTATGGTTGGGAGTCACCGACGTCAATCCAAGCGCAAGCTATTCCTGCAATCATGTCTGGTCGTGATGTAATCGGTATCGCGAAGACAGGTTCGGGAAAGACCATCGCGTTTCTTTTACCTATGTTCCGACATGTCAGGGACCAGAGACCAGTAAGCGGCGGTGAGGGACCAATCGCTGTGATTATGTCACCAACAAGAGAATTGGCTTCGCAAATCTACAAGGCATCGCAACCGTTCTTCAAGATCCTTGGATTaagggtgagtgctttGCGTCCGCTCGCGTAGATTTTCCGCTGACGATGTTTTTGGTTCTAGGTTACTTGTTGTGTTGGTGGTTCCTCGATCAGTGAAGACATTGCCGCAATGAAAAAGGGTGCAGAAGTAGTCGTATGTACTCCAGGACGAATGATCGACCTTCTTACCGCCAATAACGGTCGAGTGACAAATCTGCGGCGGGTCACCTACATCGTCATGGACGAAGCAGACCGCATGTTCGATATGGGTTTCGAGCCTCAGGTCATGAAGATTGTCAACAATATTCGACCAGAAGCCCAAAAGgttctcttctctgctaCGTTTCCCAAGACTATGGAGTCCCTTGCTCGACGAATACTCGTCAAACCGCTTGAGATCACTGTCGGTGGACGATCTGTGGTTGCGCCTGAGATCGATCAACGGGTCGAAGTGCGAGATTCAGACTCCAAGTTCACTCGGTTGTTGGAAATTCTGGGTGAAATGGGAGAATCgcacaaggaggaagatgactTTAGGACCTTGATCTTCGTAGATCGGCAAGAGTCAGCAGATGATCTGTTCCGAGAGTTGTTGCAGAGGGGTTACGTCTGTGCCTCCTTACATGGAGGAAAGGAACAGGTGGATCGAGACGAGGCTATCAAGAACTTCAAGAACGGTGATGTACCTATTATCGTTGCGACGTCTGTTGCGGCGCGCGGTCTTGACGTAAAGCAGCTCAAGTTGGTCATCGTGAGTTCAGACGTTTTTATTCATGCTAAGATAGAATGACGCTGATGcgcctcttcctctagAATTACGACTGTCCCAATCACATGGAAGACTATGTTCACCGAGCTGGGCGAACTGGTCGGGCGGGCAATAATGGAACATGTATCACTTTCATCACGCCAGAGCAAGAGAAGTTCTCCGTCGATATCGTACGAGCGCTGGAGGCGAGCAAGGCTTTCATCCCGGATGACTTGAAGCAAATGTCAGATAGTAAGTCATTTGCGTATGGCTTTTGCTGCAGAACTTCAGCTGATACCGAGTGTGTAGGCTTCCTGGGTAAGATCAAATCCGGTAAAGCGCGAGCGGCGGGGAGCGGATACGCTGGTAAAGGTCTGGAGAGAATCGAGCGAaagcgagaggagaaggaccgAGCGGAGAAGCACACTTACGGCGACACATCCGAAGCTCTGTCACTGGCGTCTCGAGAAGGCGCTGTCATCCCTTACAAGCCAAAAGGTACAAACGACTTCAAGCCGCCAGAGACTTCTCACAAGGGAGAAGCGGACTACACGTTTACGGAGATCAAGGTCGAGATCGTTCACGGCCCGGCTCCAGACCGTGTTGCTGCTGCAGCGCCTGGATTCAACTCGAAAGCTACTATGGCTGCTTTGCCTGCCCAAACTCTTGCCGCACTCGAGCGAGCCAAGAAAGAAGGTCGACATGTCGATGCTGCCAATCTCGCCAAGGTGGTTGCGAAACTCACCCAGTCCAtcgaactcaccaaagcGGAGAAATTGGGTCTGGCGCAACCGTCCAACGCACCCAAAATTGGTCCAGGAGCACGAACAAAAGATCCGGACGCAACGGATTATCACGCTCTTTTCCCTATCAACGATTATCCTCAAAAGGCCAGATGGAAGGCCACCAATAAAGAACAGATGACTCTCTTACAAGAGATTTCGGGAGCGAGTATCACGATGAAGGGAGTGTATTATCCACCTGGTGAAGAGCCTGGACCAGGTGCGGAGCCTAAATTGAGTCTGTTGATCGAGAGTaacgacgagatgagagtgagagcggcggtcgatgagatcagaCGAGTGTTGGTCGAGGGATCAGTCCAAGCTCTGAACGTGAGTGCCACCGATCCCGTCATGTcatgagcttgagctgacgaGATCCATTTTATGTTGCAGAATGCCGACCGAGCCCCTGGAGCTGCCGCGAGGTATAACGTGTAGGATGTCTTGGTGCGAGGATTGGGGGGGAAGACAGAACGTAGTGAACCAATGCAGTCATCGCCATGCATCTCACATTCATTGTATTATGCTCATTGCCCGTCTCAATGCGTAGCAAGGTCACCATGAACTCAAAGTACCACCCGAATCAATAGCACTGAATCCGCTGAAAGAGTTCAGAGTGGAGGTGTTTTCGATTTCGGATCCGAGTGATTTGAACGGACTGCAGTTGCAAGCACGTCGTTCGACTTGGttgacctcttcttcttgttcaaCTTTCACACCTCGCCAATTCTCACAACAGCTCACCGACGTCATCAGAAAGATGGCGCCGGAAAGACCACCATGGGTGATCAAAGACCTCACCAGCATTCTCGGTCTAGGTGAGCTATAGTACTCAGCGACCTGCAACAATGATGATATGAcgagtggaagaaggatgctGATGATATCGTTTCACCTCTTTTACTTTGTCCTCCGTATATTTACTTGTATAGACGAGGAGTCGGTGAAGGGGCTGGTAGTACCTGATTTGGAGTCTTATACCCATGAAGCTAGATTGAGAGGCCATctccaggtgagtgggctATGCAACTCGCTATCTTTCGCTGTTGCACTCTGCctgtttttttttcttcACTTTGGCTCTACTGAACCTGTCTCCTGGCACTGCTGTACTCTACTTGTCCAGCTCCACGCACGATGTCTCCCCTTACGGATCCCCCAATTTTCAAGCTACCTGTCAATCTTTGCTATAGGACAATGTCACTCTCTGGTGACTACGCTGATCTGCCCACCTGCCCCGTCTTCAGGATTTCCTGGGATCGTCACCCCAAGCCAAAGCATTCACCACACGATACATCTCGCATCGCTTCCCTTCCCTCGCCACGTCATCCACGCACTCCGTGACTCTGACCCCGGATCCATCACTTGACAAGACACACTCGTCCAGCGGAGTGAACCGACAAGGGAAATCCAAATCTTCGGTATCTCAAAAAGGATCAGGAACACATACCCCTTCAATCCGATTTGGCGGTACCGATCCGGGACCCGATCCCAGTAGTGGTGGGAACAGTATACCTGAAGCTCTGAACGCGGCGTTTGGACCTGGTGGAAAGATATATCAGAAGAATAGGGATTATATCGAAGATAGctggggaggaagagcaggtGGACGATCGACTTCATCAGGAGGTATCTCTCGAGGAGGTGCAGGTTCCGGGACTGTTACTCCGTCTcattctcattctcattctcatGGGGGAATACCGAGACAGAGACAAGCAGGAGCAGTGACGGTCCAAGTCCAAAATAGGACAGCCGCTCGGATAGACGGGAGTGGATCGTCCACACCCTTGGGAACAATGGGTAGTAGAACGCCTAgtgggaaggggaaaggaagaggtggcGGGACTGGGGTTACGGAGAAGATCTGGGATAGACCGAAGTCAAAAGAGGTCAAGAggttggaagggatgatAGAGGATCTGAGAAAGGTCAAAGATGGTGATGGGAAAGTGCGAGCTTCAGGCGGTGATCAGGTCTACGAATGTTTCTGTCAAGGTGGGTCGAAATTGGCTAAGATCGTTTCCTCACTCATGACAACTGATTCTGACGAATGATGGATGGTGGACAGCCCGAGTCCACGAACTGTCAACCTACACGCCCTTGTGTCAATCTTGTGGATTGACGATCTGTTCTCTCCATCcaccccatcttccttgcCCGTCCTGTGCCCAtccactctcttcccccACCCAGCTCGCACGTCTAATCCTTCGACTGGAAAACGAGATTGAAGCGCAAGAAGCGCGAGAGGACAAGATACGACAAGATCGTGAGAGAGCGAGGTTGGAGCGACTCGCCGCTGAAGCGGGCGGAGGGTCGTTCCCTACTCTTccaggtggtggtggtggtagtggcAGCGGGCTGcaggggaaggggaatcCCCAGAATGGATCTGGAGCTGTTGGTGGAACTAGGAAAGTCTTGACAATAGGAAGTTCGTCAGGGAAAGGGAAATCAACAATAACAACGACGACATATCGTCCTGTCCCAATTGAcgtctcgtcatcttccgcttccacaTCGACAGATCCATCGATACCTCCCCCACCAACAGATCTGGTATCGAGACCTAGATCGAATCCCGTCGAAGGGAATaagatggagaaagagTTGGGGAAATTGTTGaagtggagagaagaacagGATCGACCTTGGGGCGATTTGAGAGCTGAGAGGAAAGGGGACGACGCGGAATGTTGGAGATATGTCGAGTTGCAGGTCGTGGCTGTTGCAcctgagagagagggagaggtgggaaggaggaggaaaagtaagatgaagaggggagagggaggtCGAGAGGTTCCTGGGGCGGGGTAGATGTCAAGCGGAGAGCTGTCAAGGTCCGGACGGGAAATCGTTTAGAGAGACAATCATTCGAGGATGGGAAAAGCAGGCTTGCGATTTATACAAATACGACAGATGCGACTGACATTCGAGTGGATTGGATCTGTGCATCAATATGTATTATGCATGATACCTTCATGGCAAGATATATATACACTGAACACACTTGTGGGTCAAAAGTCCACTTTGACTCTGTCGATCTACAGTGCGACTATCACTTCTCTCCCCACATTCCCAGTATCCAGACTGTCCCGATTTTCCTACCTGATCGCCTCGACCCCTGTCTCCAAatcaggaagaggaggaacagACGGTCGTCTACCCGCCTTCAGAGGCTCTCTGCATCTCTTCAACTCATAACACCTCTCCCTGATCCCCTGTTGCAAAGCCGGTACTTTGCCTCCGTTCAAAGCCACTTTGGTATCCATCATCTGTTTGAGATCCCGATCGAGGTATCTGGTCAGTTGAGAGAGGGTGTATGTGAGCTTCATGTCGTCCGGTATACTGCAGGAAAAGGTGTCAGCACGAAAAGCCACCCACGCAATATAGTGAACCTATCCCCCCGGGCGATGGGGATTGGTTGACTGGAGTAGGTGTACAGTTTCTGTCCGACTTGGGCGAGATGAACGACTACTGTAGACTCACTATCGCTCGATCGGAGTTGCCATTGCTCTACGAACGACTTTTTCCAGTTGTGTATAGTTCTGAGCGTAGTATCCATACACATATGGCTCGCCGAGACTCAGAGCAGGTCCGTGTTGGGCAAAACTGCATTTGGTCAGTGTCAGAGATCTGTTTTGTCGCAAAGTATGATGGGGGCGTttgtcactcacccgctGAACAGATGCCATCCGTCCAATCGATAATTGGGATGGAAGTACGGGATGATCACGGGTGTCGCTTGACATCTAGTAGCATTCGAGATGGAAGCTTCACTGGTCAAGACTAGCGAGCAAGAACCAGAAAGCACTTACAAGGCCGTGTAAACGCTTGGACTGATAGGCGGAGCGCCCATCCCAACCATGACTTTCACACTACCGACCAACGCCTCGTAATCTTCCCTTGTTTGTCGGCCCATCGACACCAGTCCTTCGGGAAGTCGtttgccttcttcctcgttcgcggtcaggaggagatcgaagtCAGGCATTCTAGACAGATTGGTCCAGAACTCGGGCGGAGAAACGTAGTGATAGTAGAAGTAGGCTAACACAGTTTCAGTACAAGTTGGACTTGAGATGGGAGGCAGCTCAAGGTAGGGACCTACTCGATCTCTTGGCGAAGATCAACGCGGCGTCTCGACGTTGTTCACGAGCTGTGACGGGCAATCGGAGGCAGTACTCCTCGATGGAGTATGGGAGGTGATAGTGATTGCCGGGCAACGGCCACGGACTGTGTTCGCATTCAAGCTTGTAAgctctttcctcttgtcTGAGTTGTGGCCAGTAAAAATAGGGGTAGCTCACGTCGCGATCCATTCCTGACCGAGCGGCTGAAAAGTCCACtcgccatcttctttcAGACCCCACCAGTAATCGTTGTTCGATATCTCTTTCGGTTTGGCCCCCCACTATGACAGCCAACATTCGATCAGCTTTTCCAGTCTTCCCACCGACAATGTgcagaagctgacgaaTTTTAGTCTACTTACATAGTCAACGATATTCAGAGCCCAAAGTGGGATCAcacctctctcctcgtccggTACACCGATTGAtagatcttctccaccttccgTCGGGACGTAATGCTCTTTGGCGATACAGCGAGGATCAGTCACGCAAGATACCGTGTCCAATTCTCCATTCCACAGTGTAAGGCTTGAGAGTCCTCCGTCAGCCTCGAGCTAAGGACCAATGCGGGTCCACCTCACGACTCACTGGACGTCCGGCACCATCTCTGCCACTTCAACCCAGTTGACATATGGTCCTACGGAGATATAAGAGTATCCCAGGGTGCTGAGTTGTTTCACCTGTTTGTTGCGGGTCAGTACACTGGGGTTGGCTATCACTGATAGTGCCAACTTGACACGTATCCACTGACAAGAGAGCTCTGCCAGATCACCTCTCCAGTCGTGGCACCGTCCAGTGTTTCGGCCGTGTACCACCATCCAGATACGATAAGTGGCTTTTCGTGGCACGGTGTATAATCGGGACTTGACACGGGTAGGAAACAGCGTGTGATATTTCGCAATGTTTCGATATTGTGATCCCGTGTGAAGAACCAGTGTTCGCTACGCAATGACGTTCAGCAAGCATGTCTGGAATCTTGTCCGATGCTTGATCGATCAAGTTCGATCAAGAATGAACTCACTgttctcccttctcttccctgGCCAACACTCTCTGAGTTTGTCTATATTGTTTGGCCTTCAGACATCCGACTGGAtcattctcctcgttcAAGTCAGGATCCCAACCAACACATTCTGACTTCTCCCTTATGTTTCCCGGTAACCAACCCTGAACACTGCCTTTCCAGCCATCAGTCTTATTTTGACCCCAACCCTTGATTCTACCCAAGCGATGTCTGGCTTCAGAATTGATGGACGGATGCAACGATGAGGCAagaacgaagaggaagagcatgAAAGCTACCAAAACCAAGAGACCGCGCCGCTGGGCGAACTTTCGGAGATGGCGAAGCGGGGGGTGAGCTGTAGGtgaggcggtggtg
The Kwoniella newhampshirensis strain CBS 13917 chromosome 1, whole genome shotgun sequence DNA segment above includes these coding regions:
- a CDS encoding pre-mRNA-processing ATP-dependent RNA helicase PRP5; amino-acid sequence: MPRSPRRSRSPDPRKGGSSHRGYRSPSPSSSYRYDRSHHGTSSTTKRPDDRKASSSSRYDDDHRYSSSRGDRDRERDRDSDRYRDRDRDRYRGEDDRDRRRRDERDDRRRPDDRDYHDRRREREDPRRGENGHSSRSPPTHAPPQSHKSVSPGRLPSKPSAPPSGRTPSSAMDSPSGSPAPETEEDKKRKAKERLEAWKRQRALKEGKYATPEVKTSPLSPAPSARTTGGLPSKPSAPTAFSLSRIGLPLKAGPTPLKRSIAFDEEETSDRKLQKLDLPDVNPEVQSGDAAQVEAVGDDLAVAELEEHETEDVKPDINGIMNGDSEKMDVDKKVEEEEEEEDPLDAFMRENVQQVVEVNTADAKRLGLRTAGDDSDGEEEVKVVAEDKLAEAEALLQQAAAKSRKKDLPTPDHSKIDYEPFRKAFYHPPLEVVEMDEEEAELMRLEMDGIKIRGQDAPRPVKNWGAFGLPTGCLDVIRHYGWESPTSIQAQAIPAIMSGRDVIGIAKTGSGKTIAFLLPMFRHVRDQRPVSGGEGPIAVIMSPTRELASQIYKASQPFFKILGLRVTCCVGGSSISEDIAAMKKGAEVVVCTPGRMIDLLTANNGRVTNLRRVTYIVMDEADRMFDMGFEPQVMKIVNNIRPEAQKVLFSATFPKTMESLARRILVKPLEITVGGRSVVAPEIDQRVEVRDSDSKFTRLLEILGEMGESHKEEDDFRTLIFVDRQESADDLFRELLQRGYVCASLHGGKEQVDRDEAIKNFKNGDVPIIVATSVAARGLDVKQLKLVINYDCPNHMEDYVHRAGRTGRAGNNGTCITFITPEQEKFSVDIVRALEASKAFIPDDLKQMSDSFLGKIKSGKARAAGSGYAGKGLERIERKREEKDRAEKHTYGDTSEALSLASREGAVIPYKPKGTNDFKPPETSHKGEADYTFTEIKVEIVHGPAPDRVAAAAPGFNSKATMAALPAQTLAALERAKKEGRHVDAANLAKVVAKLTQSIELTKAEKLGLAQPSNAPKIGPGARTKDPDATDYHALFPINDYPQKARWKATNKEQMTLLQEISGASITMKGVYYPPGEEPGPGAEPKLSLLIESNDEMRVRAAVDEIRRVLVEGSVQALNNADRAPGAAARYNV